The genome window AACGTGGTTGATAGTCCGCATAAGCACCCACATTAGATTCGCCCTGATACCAAATCACACCTTTAATAGGCAAAGAGGTTAAAGGGGCCAATAAACCATTGTATAAACCTAGCGGTTTCCAGCGGATAAAAGTATCGCCCGGCAAATTCTGAGCCGCAGCTGCGGTTTGCATTTTCCATTGGCCAGTCAAAGGCAACGGATTAGCATCTGTACCTATCCAATAAGGCTTATCCGGTATCAGACCGGTTTTACCATTAGTGGCAGTCACCCGTACTGCAATCAGGTTAGTGCCGGCTTTCAGCGCTCCGGCAGGCAACTCATAACGGCGTGGCGGATACATATAAGTGGTATTGCCCACTTGTTTGCCATTGATATAAACCTCGTCGGCATCCACTATCGAGCCCAAACGTAAAATGTTGGCCTCTTTTGCTTGTGCTGCTGTCAGCTCTATTGTTTTACGTAGCCACCAGACACCGGTAAAAGGCTCTGGTCTGAAGCCGGGCACGCTAAAGTTTTGCCAGTTGCTGTCATCTAAAGTTTCGCTGTACCAGGGCGTTTTACTGGTTAAACCCGGGTCACGGCGTTGTAAATCACCATACCATTGATCGTTTTTGCTTTTATCAGCCGCTGTGATGGACCGAATTAACTGGTCATCACGAAATTTAATGCCTTCTGCCAAAGCTTCAGGAAAAGGACGCAGCGCTTCTTCACTCATCCAGGCTTCGACAGGCGAGCCGCCCAGAGCATTATTTAAAATACCGATCGGCACGCCGTTATGCTGAAACAGGTCCCGACCAAAATAAAAGGCCAAAGCAGAGAAGTTATCTATGCTTTGTGGGCTGGCAGAAACCCATTCACCGCCGCTGAAATCCTGCTGTGGTGTTTTAAAATTGTATTCTTGCGGCACCTTAAACTGGCGGATAAGCGGGTAGTTGGCGCTGGTTAAATCTTCTGGATACGCCTCAGCCACCCTGATCATTTCCAGTTCCATATTGGACTGGCCAGACGCCACCCAAACATCACCAAAATAAATATCTTTCAGCTCAATTAGGTTTCGGCCTTTAAAACTTAATTGATGTGGCCCACCGGCCTGCTGCGCTGGTAATTGCAGTATCCAGCGACCCTCTTTTGTTTTGACCTGCCCTACTAACTGACCATTAAAACGCACTTCAACGGTTTCATCCGCGGCAGCCCAGCCCCACAGTGGAATGGCCGTATCACGCTGCAATACCATGCCTTCGCCAATCAACTTAGGCAGACGAATATCAGCGTGGGCCAAAGGGCTTAGCAGTAAAGCGGCGGTTAGTAAGAGTCTTAACATAAAGCCTATCCCGTTAAACACATAGATTTCGTCGGACATAGGGTCAGAGCCAAGGCTCTGACCCTGATTTTAGTTACCGCATTGGCCCTGGCCTTCATTTTCTGCCAGACGAACTTTAGCCAATTGCAGCTTTAAGCCTGCAGTTGCTTCCAGCACCAAAGGCTGGCTGATTTTGGTCAGATCAAAAGCGCTGTTGGCTTCAGTGAAACAGCGAAGTGGTATCTTCACACTGTTCCAGCCTTTGCCCGCCATACCGGCAAAATAACCACTGAAATCCAGAGTAGATTTACAGTTATCACCACACTGCATCGCCAAACTGACTTTACCAGCAGTCATAGCAACCACCTGATATTCCAGCTCCAGCGTCATATCGCCATTGGCCTGACGACTTAGATCCAGCGCCACACCCTGAGCATGGTTTAAAGCCACAGCTGCGTCTTTGTGGAAAGTCAGTAACACTGAGTCTTCCTGTTGTAATCTGTCTGTAGCTGCTGCTTCCAAAGCCCCACCAGCAGATTTTTGCAGCGGTTCAGTCACTACTGTCACCTGACCCTTATCCAGCAATTGCAACTGCCATGGGTTGACCGCTTTACCCGCATGCAGATAACGACTGAAGTTCAGCACCTGATCGGCGCTGATGCCAGACTCTTCGCTGAGCTTCGCCAGTTCCGTTTTGTCGCTGTACGTCAGGCCATAACCATAAGCAAACTGTGGTTGATAATTTTTGTCACCCAGATTCAGCAACTCGCCCGTCGCTTTGGCTGGCCAGGAGAAGGACAACTTTCCCTGAAAATCATGACGGATTTCACCTTCCGGCGAACGGATCAGCAGATCAGCCACTGCGCCACCTTCACTGCCAGGTAAAAAGGCGGCGACAAAAGCATCGGATTGATTCAGCTCAGGATTGACCCACAAAGGCCGGCCTGACAAAAACACCGAAACCGTTGGAATACCCAGCGCTTTTAATTCAGTCAGAATTTGCAAAGCACGACCATCATCAAAAGCCAGATGACTGCGATCGCCAACAAATTCGGCATAAGGTTCTTCACCAAAGACCACAACGGCGACATCAGGTTTGTCAGTAAAGCGGCCATTTTCGCTCAGCTCTACTTTGCCACCACCAGTTTCTACCGCCTGTTTAATACCGGCATAAATGGATTCACCATTCGGGAAATCGGTATTTTTATTGCCAGAGCCTTGCCAGCTTAAGGTCCAGCCGCCACTTTGTTTGCCAATGTGGTCGGCACCATCGCCAGCTACTAACACCTTGCTACTGGTTTTGAGTGGCAGCAGTTGTTGGTTGTTTTTCAGCAATACCAATGACTTACGAGCCGCCTGACGTGCAATGGCTTTATGTTCAGTGCTGCCCAGTAATTCATAACGCCCAGCCAAAGGCCGCTCTGAAGGTTTCACCTGCTCAAACAAACCCATTTCGGCTTTGATCCGCAGCACCCGGGCAACGGCTTCATCCAGTCGTTCTGTAGAAATACGGCCGTCTTTCACCTGAGCCAACGTATTTTGATACAACTTTTCCCAGCTGTCCGGTGCCATAAACATATCCAGGCCACCCAACAATGAATTAGCGCAATCTGTTGGCGTACAACCTTTGACCTGACCATGACCATTCCAGTCGCCGACCACAAAACCGTCAAAGCCCATGCGGTTAACCAGCACGTCGTTCAGCATAGGACGGTAGCCGTGCATCTTTTCGCCAAACCAGCTGTTGTAAGACGCCATCACCACCCGGGCACCCGCTGCTATAGCTGTGTAATAAGGCGCGCCGTGGATATCACGCAATTGTGCTTCGGTATGCTGGTTGTCACCCTGATCTTTACCATCCACAGTGCCGCCATCGCCTAAAAAGTGTTTCACCGTCGCCAGCATATGCTGGCCTTTTAAGAAGTCTGCAGTGCCAGGAACGCCCTGAATACCTTGCAGAATATGAGGCGCATAAGAAGCCACCAGTTGTGGGTCTTCACCATAAGATTCATAAGTGCGACCCCAGCGGTCGTCCCTTACTACGGCAATAGTAGGAGCAAAGGTCCAGTCCAGACCTGTCACCTGCATTTCAGCTGCAGTGACGCGGCCAATTTCACGCATTAGCTCTGGTTCACGCATAGCGCCCAAACCTATGTTATGCGGAAAAATAGTCGCGCCTTTGACATTACTGTGACCATGCACAGCGTCTGTACCCCACATCACAGGGATATAAGGCCGGCCATCACTGGTATCTGTACTGGCTTGCCAAAACGCATCGGCCAGTTCCAGCCAGGCTGCGGCGCCCGCTCTGTTATCGCGGCCAGGAGCTGAGTTACCGCCATTCAGTACAGACCCCAGATAATAATCCCGCACTTGTTTTGGCGTGACTGAGGCAATATCGGCCTGAATAATCTGCCCTACTTTTTGTTCAGGACTCATTTGTGCCAGCAAAGCTTTGATTTTGTCTTCTATCGCTTGAGTGCGCGCTATAGGCGGCTGTTGCAAAGGCCAGTTGGTTGGTGTGATCACAGGTGTTTCAGCTGTACTTGGGCTGGCCGCTTGCTCCGGAACAGGTTCAGGCACCTGAACTGCGGGTTGACCACAACCAGTTAACACCAGACCACCAGCCAGAACTAACAACCCCTTACTCAGCTCTTTACGCTTACTTTTCTTTGCCACCGCTTTTGCCATTGCCTTCGCCATTCAAACGCCCTCCAAACCTTTTACTCGAAGTCAGCCCAAGGGCCGTTATTCTGGGATGATCCGTGCCAGGCTTAAATAAGCCTTATTGGCACCGACCTCTGTGATG of Rheinheimera sp. MM224 contains these proteins:
- a CDS encoding glycoside hydrolase family 3 protein, coding for MAKAVAKKSKRKELSKGLLVLAGGLVLTGCGQPAVQVPEPVPEQAASPSTAETPVITPTNWPLQQPPIARTQAIEDKIKALLAQMSPEQKVGQIIQADIASVTPKQVRDYYLGSVLNGGNSAPGRDNRAGAAAWLELADAFWQASTDTSDGRPYIPVMWGTDAVHGHSNVKGATIFPHNIGLGAMREPELMREIGRVTAAEMQVTGLDWTFAPTIAVVRDDRWGRTYESYGEDPQLVASYAPHILQGIQGVPGTADFLKGQHMLATVKHFLGDGGTVDGKDQGDNQHTEAQLRDIHGAPYYTAIAAGARVVMASYNSWFGEKMHGYRPMLNDVLVNRMGFDGFVVGDWNGHGQVKGCTPTDCANSLLGGLDMFMAPDSWEKLYQNTLAQVKDGRISTERLDEAVARVLRIKAEMGLFEQVKPSERPLAGRYELLGSTEHKAIARQAARKSLVLLKNNQQLLPLKTSSKVLVAGDGADHIGKQSGGWTLSWQGSGNKNTDFPNGESIYAGIKQAVETGGGKVELSENGRFTDKPDVAVVVFGEEPYAEFVGDRSHLAFDDGRALQILTELKALGIPTVSVFLSGRPLWVNPELNQSDAFVAAFLPGSEGGAVADLLIRSPEGEIRHDFQGKLSFSWPAKATGELLNLGDKNYQPQFAYGYGLTYSDKTELAKLSEESGISADQVLNFSRYLHAGKAVNPWQLQLLDKGQVTVVTEPLQKSAGGALEAAATDRLQQEDSVLLTFHKDAAVALNHAQGVALDLSRQANGDMTLELEYQVVAMTAGKVSLAMQCGDNCKSTLDFSGYFAGMAGKGWNSVKIPLRCFTEANSAFDLTKISQPLVLEATAGLKLQLAKVRLAENEGQGQCGN
- a CDS encoding sialate O-acetylesterase — encoded protein: MLRLLLTAALLLSPLAHADIRLPKLIGEGMVLQRDTAIPLWGWAAADETVEVRFNGQLVGQVKTKEGRWILQLPAQQAGGPHQLSFKGRNLIELKDIYFGDVWVASGQSNMELEMIRVAEAYPEDLTSANYPLIRQFKVPQEYNFKTPQQDFSGGEWVSASPQSIDNFSALAFYFGRDLFQHNGVPIGILNNALGGSPVEAWMSEEALRPFPEALAEGIKFRDDQLIRSITAADKSKNDQWYGDLQRRDPGLTSKTPWYSETLDDSNWQNFSVPGFRPEPFTGVWWLRKTIELTAAQAKEANILRLGSIVDADEVYINGKQVGNTTYMYPPRRYELPAGALKAGTNLIAVRVTATNGKTGLIPDKPYWIGTDANPLPLTGQWKMQTAAAAQNLPGDTFIRWKPLGLYNGLLAPLTSLPIKGVIWYQGESNVGAYADYQPRFTTMIRDWRAKWAQGTGQQNQFPFLFVQLANYLEKTPAPVESSWAGLREAQRQSLSEANTAMVVAIDKGEWNDIHPVDKKTLGQRLALAARAVALGEKVGYQGPELESVMAEGSQLKLSFNHSGKSLVLKGTGNSFAIAGADGQYRWAQVQLKDQQLLLSHPDINAPVKVRYAWADNPEAVLFNSEGLPAGPFEAKIMK